The following proteins come from a genomic window of Phnomibacter ginsenosidimutans:
- the hemB gene encoding porphobilinogen synthase, producing the protein MILTRRNRILRQSPAIRSMVAETMLTPNDFIVPLFVVEGTGVKEEIASMPNYYRLSLDNLAKEVKELWAMGLKSVLLFIKCADELKDNKGTEAINPNGLMQRSIRTVKEACPDMYVMTDVALDPFSSFGHDGIVENGEIVNDATVEVLAQMSVSHAQAGADMVAPSDMMDGRIEAIRLALEENNFTKTGIMAYSAKYASCFYGPFRDALDSAPGFGDKKTYQMDYANRTEAVKEVMMDIEEGADIVMVKPALSYLDIIREVKNISDVPVSAYNISGEYAMIKAAAKMGWINEDKAILEVLTSIKRAGADLIATYFAKDAVRLINH; encoded by the coding sequence ATGATACTTACCAGACGCAACCGCATTCTTCGCCAGTCGCCAGCCATTCGCAGCATGGTGGCCGAAACCATGCTAACGCCTAATGATTTCATAGTGCCGTTGTTTGTAGTGGAAGGCACGGGTGTAAAAGAAGAAATCGCTTCTATGCCCAACTACTATCGCCTAAGCCTCGATAACCTGGCGAAAGAAGTGAAAGAGTTGTGGGCGATGGGCTTGAAAAGTGTGTTGTTGTTCATTAAATGTGCCGATGAGCTGAAAGACAACAAAGGCACTGAAGCCATTAACCCAAATGGATTGATGCAGCGTAGTATTCGTACGGTGAAAGAAGCTTGTCCGGACATGTATGTAATGACTGACGTAGCCCTCGATCCTTTTAGTTCTTTTGGTCACGATGGTATTGTGGAGAATGGTGAAATCGTCAATGATGCCACAGTAGAAGTGCTGGCGCAAATGAGTGTGAGCCATGCACAGGCCGGCGCCGATATGGTGGCACCCAGCGATATGATGGATGGCCGCATTGAAGCCATCCGGCTGGCTTTGGAAGAAAATAATTTTACCAAAACAGGCATCATGGCGTACAGTGCGAAGTATGCTTCCTGCTTTTACGGCCCCTTCCGCGATGCATTGGATAGTGCCCCCGGCTTTGGTGATAAGAAGACGTATCAGATGGATTATGCCAATCGTACAGAGGCTGTAAAGGAAGTCATGATGGACATAGAAGAAGGTGCCGATATAGTGATGGTAAAACCTGCTTTGAGCTATCTTGATATCATCCGCGAAGTAAAAAACATCAGCGATGTACCTGTGAGTGCTTACAACATCAGCGGTGAATACGCCATGATTAAAGCCGCTGCAAAAATGGGCTGGATCAATGAAGACAAAGCCATTCTGGAAGTGCTTACGTCAATCAAGAGAGCCGGCGCCGATTTGATAGCGACCTACTTTGCAAAAGACGCAGTAAGATTAATCA
- the hemF gene encoding oxygen-dependent coproporphyrinogen oxidase, producing the protein MDVKEQFIAFIHQLQDDLCSALEQEDGKARFVEDEWQRPEGGGGKTRVIAHGNVFEKGGVNTSVVFGEVTPVMQRQLNINGDRWFAAGISSVIHPFNPLVPTIHFNYRMFELYNAAGEVIDRWFGGGTDLTPYYIDAQCCRHFHQTFKQACDAVDKAFYPEFKTTCDNYFVNTHRGNERRGIGGIFYDHKRATDGYTVDTWLTLASKCGYAFLDAYLPIVSKHKALAFTPEQKYWQEIRRGRYVEFNLVHDRGTLFGLKTNGRTESILMSLPPTVRFEYNYQPAAGSAEDALLKACLQPIDWVHYLSDDERNDWAQQSNTC; encoded by the coding sequence ATGGACGTAAAAGAACAATTCATCGCATTCATTCATCAGTTGCAAGATGATCTTTGCTCCGCATTGGAGCAGGAAGACGGCAAAGCCCGTTTTGTAGAAGATGAGTGGCAGCGCCCCGAAGGCGGTGGTGGTAAAACCCGTGTGATAGCTCATGGCAATGTGTTTGAGAAAGGCGGGGTCAATACTTCTGTGGTGTTTGGTGAAGTAACCCCGGTGATGCAGCGGCAACTCAACATCAATGGTGATCGTTGGTTTGCTGCAGGTATTTCTTCCGTCATTCATCCGTTCAATCCGTTGGTGCCTACTATACACTTCAACTACCGCATGTTTGAATTGTACAATGCAGCAGGTGAAGTGATTGACCGCTGGTTTGGTGGCGGAACCGATTTAACGCCTTACTATATCGATGCGCAGTGCTGCCGTCATTTTCACCAAACATTCAAACAGGCTTGCGATGCGGTAGACAAAGCTTTTTATCCGGAGTTTAAAACTACCTGCGACAACTACTTTGTAAATACCCACCGGGGTAATGAACGGCGTGGCATTGGCGGTATTTTTTATGACCACAAAAGAGCTACAGACGGCTATACCGTGGACACCTGGTTAACACTCGCCAGCAAATGCGGTTACGCATTTCTGGATGCGTATTTGCCCATTGTATCCAAGCATAAAGCACTTGCATTTACGCCAGAGCAAAAGTATTGGCAGGAAATTCGGCGTGGCCGCTATGTAGAGTTCAATTTGGTGCATGACCGAGGTACGTTGTTTGGCTTAAAAACCAATGGCCGTACAGAAAGCATTCTTATGAGCCTGCCGCCAACCGTACGCTTCGAATACAACTATCAGCCCGCTGCAGGTAGTGCAGAAGATGCGCTTTTGAAGGCTTGTCTGCAGCCCATTGATTGGGTGCATTACCTGTCGGATGATGAACGCAACGATTGGGCGCAACAATCCAATACCTGCTAA
- a CDS encoding uroporphyrinogen decarboxylase family protein has product MLQKITDITIAYLKAQVAAGADVVQVFDSWSGSLSKQDFEAFAQPYLVQIAQALQPHAPVILFPKGSWYALPALAASGASGIGIDWCIDAATARALTNSSITLQGNFDPAYLLAPIPQIKQRVKQMIDAFGTQHYIANLGHGITPDVPVDHAKAFVDAVKEYGE; this is encoded by the coding sequence TTGCTGCAAAAAATTACGGACATCACCATCGCTTACCTGAAAGCACAAGTGGCTGCAGGCGCCGATGTGGTACAAGTTTTTGATAGCTGGAGCGGTTCGCTCAGCAAGCAGGATTTTGAAGCCTTTGCACAACCTTATCTGGTGCAGATTGCACAGGCTTTACAGCCACATGCACCGGTTATTTTGTTTCCCAAAGGCAGCTGGTATGCATTGCCTGCACTGGCGGCAAGTGGTGCATCAGGCATTGGAATCGATTGGTGTATCGATGCAGCTACTGCACGGGCACTCACCAACAGTAGCATTACCTTACAAGGCAATTTTGATCCGGCCTATTTGCTGGCACCCATTCCGCAAATCAAGCAGCGGGTGAAGCAAATGATTGATGCGTTTGGTACACAGCACTACATCGCCAACCTTGGCCACGGTATTACACCCGATGTGCCGGTAGATCATGCCAAGGCATTTGTGGATGCAGTGAAGGAGTACGGAGAATAA
- a CDS encoding uroporphyrinogen decarboxylase family protein, which yields MLQNDLLLRALKGEKLKRPPVWMMRQAGRYLPEYLALKAKYDFFTRVQTPELAAEITLQPIDIVGTDAAIIFSDILVIPQAMGVEVLMEEGKGPSLPNTIKSQADIDALITENVEESLGYVMQALTLTKKQLNGRVPLIGFAGAPFTILCYMVEGKGSKTWEKAKKFCFYATTAGTCIAAKNYGHHHRLPESTSGCRRRCGTSF from the coding sequence ATGTTACAAAACGATTTGTTGTTGCGGGCATTGAAAGGAGAAAAACTCAAACGCCCACCTGTGTGGATGATGCGTCAGGCGGGCCGTTATTTGCCCGAGTACCTCGCCCTGAAAGCGAAGTATGATTTCTTTACCCGTGTACAAACGCCGGAGCTGGCTGCTGAAATCACGTTACAGCCTATTGATATTGTAGGTACAGATGCCGCCATTATTTTCTCCGATATTTTGGTGATACCACAGGCCATGGGCGTAGAAGTATTGATGGAAGAAGGTAAGGGACCTTCATTGCCCAACACCATCAAATCACAAGCAGATATTGATGCGTTGATTACAGAAAATGTGGAAGAAAGTCTGGGCTATGTAATGCAGGCGCTGACACTCACCAAGAAACAACTCAATGGTCGTGTACCACTCATAGGTTTTGCCGGTGCACCGTTTACCATTTTGTGCTACATGGTAGAAGGAAAGGGCAGCAAAACATGGGAGAAAGCCAAGAAGTTTTGCTTTTACGCAACCACAGCTGGCACATGCATTGCTGCAAAAAATTACGGACATCACCATCGCTTACCTGAAAGCACAAGTGGCTGCAGGCGCCGATGTGGTACAAGTTTTTGA
- a CDS encoding uroporphyrinogen-III synthase produces the protein MSQPFALLSTRPLDAASVAALQQAGVSVDVAECIRTIAVLDASLTQQVQALAAQQRLVIFTSMNAVEAVAPMLQWLQPVWQIACIGQTTLQLVQQHFANSTVVATGSDALDLAKHIVALPAKDGAVFFCSNIRRHELPDYLQQHGVPLQELVVYHTHEVPVQMNKPYDAVLFFSPSAVRSFFAVNSVPHTAALFAIGSTTAQALQTAGYSNIVVANEAGKEAMIETFLNWYAASQKPVE, from the coding sequence ATGAGTCAGCCATTTGCCTTATTGAGTACCCGCCCACTCGATGCTGCCAGCGTGGCTGCCTTGCAGCAAGCGGGAGTAAGTGTAGATGTGGCGGAATGCATACGCACAATAGCCGTGCTAGATGCATCACTCACCCAGCAAGTACAGGCATTAGCTGCGCAGCAACGGCTCGTCATTTTTACCAGCATGAATGCGGTAGAAGCGGTAGCTCCCATGCTGCAATGGCTACAACCCGTATGGCAGATTGCCTGCATTGGACAAACCACTTTGCAGTTGGTGCAACAGCATTTTGCCAACAGCACGGTTGTAGCTACGGGCAGCGATGCATTGGATTTGGCAAAGCATATTGTAGCCTTGCCTGCAAAGGATGGAGCCGTATTTTTTTGCAGCAATATCCGCCGGCATGAGCTGCCGGATTATTTGCAGCAGCATGGAGTGCCGCTGCAAGAGTTGGTAGTGTATCATACCCATGAAGTGCCGGTGCAAATGAACAAGCCCTATGATGCGGTATTGTTTTTTAGCCCGAGTGCTGTACGCAGTTTTTTTGCGGTGAACTCGGTGCCGCACACAGCAGCGTTGTTTGCTATTGGCAGTACCACTGCACAAGCGTTACAAACTGCTGGCTACAGCAATATTGTTGTAGCCAATGAGGCGGGTAAGGAAGCGATGATTGAAACATTTCTCAACTGGTATGCGGCTTCGCAAAAACCGGTTGAATAA
- the hemA gene encoding glutamyl-tRNA reductase, with amino-acid sequence MKLNEEHMRDRFCVAAIGYRQADTEVRGMFAVDADMNRQILAAAKTAGFKSVFIVSTCNRTEIYGYANHPHELAALLTRFTKGTVGEFIHHGFFKQGKDAMHHLFRVAAGLDSQIIGDYEIQGQLKQAIAMARAADLIGPIMDRTLNFVFQASKKIRATTLLSSGTVSVSFAAIEWLQQKVNPWPMKALVIGTGKFGTNVCKNLLHYLPQLQLHICNRTNEKSEELAAQLQAGYLPFDELAASLNAFDVIITSTAAPEPIVLPQHFVPGKQRLIVDLSVPANVHKDVAKIDGIEMANVDEISAILEQTIARRHMEVPKAEAIIAEFEQEFYEWLHTYKHTPAIKLVKQHLAGWARQTGCEFSGAATTANPEVDALLKQTVNNLMVNLKHKSEKGCHVIAAYEQFLNHPALSVEAS; translated from the coding sequence ATGAAGCTGAATGAAGAACATATGCGGGATCGATTCTGTGTGGCGGCCATTGGGTATCGCCAGGCAGATACGGAGGTGAGAGGAATGTTTGCGGTAGATGCGGACATGAACCGCCAGATACTGGCTGCGGCAAAAACGGCGGGCTTCAAAAGTGTGTTTATTGTAAGCACCTGCAACCGCACCGAAATATACGGTTATGCCAACCATCCGCATGAGTTGGCCGCCTTGCTCACCCGTTTTACCAAGGGCACAGTGGGTGAGTTTATTCACCACGGTTTTTTTAAGCAAGGCAAAGACGCCATGCACCATCTGTTTCGGGTGGCGGCCGGTCTCGATTCTCAAATTATCGGCGATTACGAAATACAGGGGCAGCTCAAGCAAGCCATTGCTATGGCAAGAGCCGCCGATTTGATTGGTCCCATTATGGACCGCACGTTGAACTTTGTTTTTCAGGCGTCCAAAAAAATACGGGCTACCACATTGCTAAGCAGTGGTACGGTGTCGGTAAGCTTTGCAGCCATCGAATGGTTGCAGCAAAAAGTAAACCCATGGCCCATGAAAGCCCTGGTAATTGGTACAGGAAAGTTTGGTACCAATGTGTGCAAAAACCTGCTGCATTATTTGCCACAATTGCAATTGCACATTTGCAACCGCACCAACGAAAAATCGGAAGAACTGGCCGCACAACTGCAAGCTGGTTATTTGCCTTTCGATGAGCTGGCTGCGTCGCTCAATGCATTTGATGTGATCATTACCAGTACGGCAGCACCCGAACCAATTGTATTGCCACAGCATTTTGTGCCGGGCAAACAACGGCTGATTGTAGACCTGAGTGTGCCAGCCAACGTACACAAAGACGTGGCCAAAATTGACGGTATAGAAATGGCGAACGTGGATGAAATTTCTGCCATACTAGAGCAAACCATTGCCCGCCGCCACATGGAAGTGCCCAAGGCCGAAGCCATCATTGCCGAATTTGAACAGGAGTTTTACGAATGGCTGCATACCTACAAGCATACACCTGCTATTAAGTTGGTGAAGCAGCACCTTGCCGGATGGGCCCGGCAAACGGGTTGCGAATTTTCTGGTGCGGCCACAACTGCCAACCCGGAAGTAGATGCACTGCTCAAGCAAACCGTAAACAACCTGATGGTAAATTTGAAACACAAATCGGAAAAGGGCTGTCATGTGATAGCAGCTTACGAACAGTTTCTCAATCATCCGGCCCTCAGCGTAGAAGCATCATGA
- the hemH gene encoding ferrochelatase, whose product MMHKKGIVLMNLGSPDSTAVKDVRRYLNEFLMDERVIDIPKLLRFLLVRGIISPFRAPKSAKAYKSIWWEEGSPLIVLTQQLQAALQHAVTAPVTIAMRYGNPHPKKAYDELLAKVPELEEVIVVPLYPHYAMSSYETAVEYAKEIHAQENYAFKLTILPPYYKHESYLDALASSIQPYLNEEYDHILFSYHGVPERHIRKGDTTGCHCLKVDNCCEVDSPAHAQCYRHQCVTTTHLVAGMLGIPKEKYSFSFQSRLGQDEWLKPYTAKRLEEMPKEGIKKLLVACPAFVSDCLETLEEIAEEGKEEFIHAGGESFTMIPCLNVHPKWVEAIVDMVEEAV is encoded by the coding sequence ATGATGCATAAGAAAGGAATTGTACTGATGAACCTCGGTTCGCCCGACTCAACTGCCGTAAAAGATGTACGCCGTTACCTCAACGAATTTTTGATGGACGAACGGGTGATTGATATACCCAAACTCTTGCGGTTCTTATTGGTGAGAGGCATTATTTCTCCTTTCCGTGCACCCAAATCGGCCAAGGCTTACAAAAGCATTTGGTGGGAAGAAGGCTCGCCACTCATTGTACTCACACAACAATTGCAAGCAGCATTGCAACACGCAGTAACAGCTCCGGTAACCATTGCGATGCGCTATGGCAATCCGCATCCGAAAAAAGCTTACGATGAATTGCTGGCCAAAGTGCCCGAATTGGAAGAAGTGATTGTAGTGCCGCTGTATCCGCATTATGCCATGAGCAGCTATGAAACGGCCGTGGAGTATGCGAAGGAAATTCATGCTCAGGAAAACTATGCTTTCAAACTCACCATACTGCCACCGTATTACAAGCATGAATCGTACCTCGATGCCTTGGCCAGCAGCATTCAACCTTATTTGAATGAAGAATACGATCACATTTTGTTTAGCTACCACGGGGTACCTGAAAGACATATCCGCAAGGGTGACACCACGGGTTGTCATTGCCTCAAAGTGGACAATTGCTGCGAAGTGGATTCACCTGCTCATGCACAATGCTACCGCCACCAGTGTGTTACCACCACGCATTTGGTAGCGGGCATGCTGGGTATTCCAAAAGAAAAATACAGCTTCAGTTTTCAAAGCCGCTTGGGGCAAGATGAATGGCTGAAACCTTACACCGCCAAGCGTTTGGAAGAAATGCCGAAAGAAGGCATCAAGAAATTGTTGGTAGCATGCCCTGCCTTCGTGAGTGATTGTTTGGAAACACTGGAAGAAATAGCTGAAGAAGGCAAAGAAGAATTTATACATGCCGGTGGCGAAAGCTTCACCATGATTCCTTGTTTGAATGTGCATCCGAAATGGGTGGAAGCCATTGTGGACATGGTTGAAGAAGCAGTCTAA
- a CDS encoding CopD family protein: MYFYIKAIHIIFVVTWFAGLFYLPRLLVYLAEAQQKNELEKTILTDQLLLMTKRLWYGITWPSAILTLIFGGWMWYLYPATPSWLVIKLILVVLLYVYHGSLQAIVSKHAKGLFPYTGQQMRIWNEVPTLLLVSVVMLVVVKENMSLVWGLVGLLALIVLLMSAIKIYKNLRQKK, translated from the coding sequence ATGTACTTCTACATCAAAGCCATCCATATCATTTTTGTTGTAACCTGGTTTGCGGGGTTGTTTTACCTGCCGAGGCTGTTGGTGTATCTGGCAGAAGCACAGCAAAAAAATGAGCTGGAAAAAACCATTCTCACAGACCAGTTGCTACTCATGACCAAGCGACTGTGGTATGGCATTACCTGGCCATCCGCCATCCTCACCCTCATTTTTGGTGGCTGGATGTGGTACCTGTATCCCGCTACTCCTTCATGGCTCGTCATCAAGCTGATACTCGTGGTATTGCTGTATGTGTATCATGGTTCACTGCAAGCCATTGTGAGCAAGCATGCTAAAGGATTGTTTCCCTACACCGGGCAGCAAATGCGCATCTGGAATGAAGTGCCCACTTTGCTGCTGGTATCAGTAGTAATGCTGGTAGTGGTAAAAGAAAATATGAGCCTTGTATGGGGCCTCGTGGGTCTGTTGGCACTGATTGTGTTGCTCATGAGTGCCATCAAAATTTACAAAAACTTACGGCAGAAAAAATAG